From the Oceanispirochaeta sp. genome, the window GCCCTTAAGGGTAAGATCATTCTGGGCGAATGGGAGGGCTACAGTATCGGAGGGGGCATCATAAGAACTTCCGGGTTAAAAGCTGATTCGGAATTTACAGCTGTATACCCCCACGATTCAATGAGTAAAATCCTCAAACATGTCAATAAAAATGGTCTGACCCTCTGGGAATATGTTTATATGAATGAAGGCAAGGGTATCCGGGAGTTTCTGGGAGCCGTTCTTAAGGATATGATGAGATCTATCAATGAAGGACTCTCAGACGAAGGAGTTCTTCCAGGTGGACTCTATCTGAGCCGAAAATCAAGCAGCTATAGAAAGAGGGCTGCCATGCTGACCGCGCCCCTGTGCACTTCCGCCAGGCTGTTTTCCTATGCCCTGGCTGTTTCTGAAACCAATGCCAGCGGGGGGCTCGTCGTCACGGCTCCTACTTGCGGTGCCAGCGGAGTGGTGCCGGCAGTCCTGCGATCCATGAAGGAATCCTTTGATCTCAGCGAGACCGATTTAATCAGAGCCCTGGCAACGGCGGGAATTCTGGGGAATGTTGTCCGCACCAATGGTTCTATATCGGGTGCGGAAGTGGGTTGCCAGGGCGAAGTCGGAGTCGCCTGTTCCATGGCGGCCGGTGCGGCGGCACAACTGATGGGAGGAACTCCCCGTCAGGTAGAATATGCCGCAGAAATGGCTCTGGAACATCATCTGGGGCTGACCTGTGATCCAATTAAGGGGCTTGTTCAGATTCCCTGTATCGAACGGAATGTTATGGGGGCCAGCAGGGCTATCGCCAGTGCAGAATATGCCATTCTCAGCGATGGTTCCCATAAAGTGACATTTGATGAGGCTATTGCCACCATGACTCAGACAGGACGGGATCTTATGAGCAGCTACCGGGAAACATCACTGGGAGGCCTGGCCACCATTTATGATGAAAATAAAATGGAATAGTACTGTCCATTAATCCTACAATAAAAATATATATGAGAAAAAAGGATCATTCATGAAGAAGAAATTGTCAAAATACATCGATCATACAATCCTCAAAGCGGCAGCAACACCGGATGTGGTCATCCGCATTTGTGAAGAAGCCGTCCAATATGACTTTGCCTCAGTTTGTGTAAATGCCTGCTATACCTCTCTGGTTGCAGAACATCTTAAGGGAAGTACGGTCGCTCCCTGCGTGGTGGTCGGTTTCCCCCTGGGAGCCAGCCCCTCATCAGTTAAAGCTGCCGAGTGTGCCCAGGCTGTCCGGGATGGTGCCCTGGAGGTGGATATGGTACTCCATATAGGGCAGATGAAGGCCGGGAATCTGGATTATGTCCGCTCCGATATCAAGGGCGTTGTGGATGCATCTGGAAAGGCTCTCGTCAAGGTCATACTGGAAAACTGTTATCTCAGTCAGGAAGAAATCCGGAAGGCCTGTCTTCTCTGTGAGGAAGCTGGTGCAGATTTTGTCAAGACATCTACCGGGTTCGGAACAGCCGGGGCTACCGTCGAAGATGTGGCCCTGATGAAAAAAACCGTTCCCTCCCTCCAGGTTAAGGCTGCCGGAGGAATCCGGGACAGGGTAACCGCCCTGGCCATGATTGAAGCAGGAGCGGACCGCCTGGGAGCCAGTGCCGGAATAGCGATTGTTCAAGGAGATGCTGATGCGGGCAACAGTACTGGTTATTGATAGTTTTGGTATAGGAGCCCTCCCCGATGCTGGTGATTACGGCGATGTCGGTTCCAATACGGCTCTTCATATCTGTGAGCAGATGAATCGGCCTCTCTGGCCGGTAATGAAATCTCTGGGGCTCGGGAATGCGTCTGACCTACTTGGGAACCCCCTTCCAGGCTGTGAGGCAGTCTCTGAACCGGGAGCCTCTTTTGGAGTCATGAAAGAGACCTCACCAGGAAAGGATACTACCACCGGACATTGGGAGATGGCCGGCATTGTCCTTGAAAAAGCATTTACCCAGTTTCCCAAAGAGTACCCCTCCTTTCCTGAAGACCTGGTCAATGAATTTGTATCCAGGACCGGATGTGGCGGCATCCTGGGAAACAAAGCTGCCAGCGGGACCCAAATCATTGAGGAATTGGGAGAGGAACATCTGAAAACAGGTTTTCCCATCTGTTATACCTCTGCGGATTCTGTGTATCAGATTGCCTGTCATATGGGAAAATACAGCATTGAAGAATTGTATAAGATGTGCGAGATCGCCCGGGAACTCTGTGATCCACTGGCGGTAGGCCGTGTCATTGCCCGGCCTTTTGACGGACCGGTCGGTGAATTTTTCAGGACCAGGGAACGTCATGATTACTCCATTGCCCTCCCTGAAGAGACAGTTCTAGACCATCTGCAGAAACACTCAGTCCGTACTGTGGCGGTCGGTAAGATCGGGTCTATCTTCAATGAATCCGGAATCTCCGAGAGCTTTCATGATGCGGGTAATCCAGATTGTCTGAAGAGGACAGAAGATCTTCTCTCCCATCCTTCGGATGGGAATGAATTTATTTTTGTGAATCTGGTCGATACGGATATGATCTACGGACACCGCCGTGATGTAAAAGGGTACGCAGAGGCTGTCTCTCTTATTGACAACAAGCTTCTCCGTTTTATGGAGCTCATGGCTCCGGGGGATGTTCTTATTATAACAGGGGATCATGGATGTGATCCTTCCTTCCCGGGAACAGACCACACAAGGGAATATGTTCCTTTGCTCTGGTATGAAAAAGGGGGTAAGCCCCGTTCTCTCGGAATACGGGGAAGCTTTGCAGACATGGCCGCCTCTCTCTCATCGTATTTTTCAGTGCCACCCATGAAAAACGGAGTATCCTTCCTATGAAAATACAGAAATTTTTAGCAGAACCAGATCTTGATGCAGAATCTTTGAGGCAGTGGTTTCAAAAGCAGTATGGAAAGGCGAACCCTTCGGTGATGTCCTCCCGCGAACGGGTAATCCGTGCACTGAATCATCAGGAACCTGACCGGGTTCCCTTTGACTTTTGGGGAGTTCCCGAAACATGGCAGAAATTATTCGATTTTTTCTCCTTAGAGAAAAAAGATGATCTTCTGGATCTTCTCGGAGTGGACTGCCGGATTGTGTCTCCCGACTATATCGGACCCGGTATGGAAGTTATGGAGGATGGCCGATTCTATAATGTATGGGGCAGT encodes:
- a CDS encoding L-serine ammonia-lyase, iron-sulfur-dependent, subunit alpha, whose amino-acid sequence is MDSIRTLYKTGNGPSSSHTMGPQKAAAAFLINYPDADLYRVSLFGSLASTGKGHLTDQIINSTFAPRPVEILWFPDSLMPEHPNGMKMEALKGKIILGEWEGYSIGGGIIRTSGLKADSEFTAVYPHDSMSKILKHVNKNGLTLWEYVYMNEGKGIREFLGAVLKDMMRSINEGLSDEGVLPGGLYLSRKSSSYRKRAAMLTAPLCTSARLFSYALAVSETNASGGLVVTAPTCGASGVVPAVLRSMKESFDLSETDLIRALATAGILGNVVRTNGSISGAEVGCQGEVGVACSMAAGAAAQLMGGTPRQVEYAAEMALEHHLGLTCDPIKGLVQIPCIERNVMGASRAIASAEYAILSDGSHKVTFDEAIATMTQTGRDLMSSYRETSLGGLATIYDENKME
- the deoC gene encoding deoxyribose-phosphate aldolase, coding for MKKKLSKYIDHTILKAAATPDVVIRICEEAVQYDFASVCVNACYTSLVAEHLKGSTVAPCVVVGFPLGASPSSVKAAECAQAVRDGALEVDMVLHIGQMKAGNLDYVRSDIKGVVDASGKALVKVILENCYLSQEEIRKACLLCEEAGADFVKTSTGFGTAGATVEDVALMKKTVPSLQVKAAGGIRDRVTALAMIEAGADRLGASAGIAIVQGDADAGNSTGY
- a CDS encoding phosphopentomutase → MRATVLVIDSFGIGALPDAGDYGDVGSNTALHICEQMNRPLWPVMKSLGLGNASDLLGNPLPGCEAVSEPGASFGVMKETSPGKDTTTGHWEMAGIVLEKAFTQFPKEYPSFPEDLVNEFVSRTGCGGILGNKAASGTQIIEELGEEHLKTGFPICYTSADSVYQIACHMGKYSIEELYKMCEIARELCDPLAVGRVIARPFDGPVGEFFRTRERHDYSIALPEETVLDHLQKHSVRTVAVGKIGSIFNESGISESFHDAGNPDCLKRTEDLLSHPSDGNEFIFVNLVDTDMIYGHRRDVKGYAEAVSLIDNKLLRFMELMAPGDVLIITGDHGCDPSFPGTDHTREYVPLLWYEKGGKPRSLGIRGSFADMAASLSSYFSVPPMKNGVSFL